The Fimbriimonadaceae bacterium nucleotide sequence TCTCCGGCTTTCCTTCGTTTACCGCGCGCTGTGTTTCCACCGCAATCTCGGCATCGATCTTAGCCTGGTCAAGCTGATCCTTGCTCACAACATCCGGCGGGAAGGCAACGACCTGGATCGCGACGTCGCGAGCTGCCTGTCGGCCTGCTTCATTTCCGCTGAACTCGATGACGGAGCCCTTGGTTCTGTCGTGGTGAACGTAAGACACAAACTGTCCATCGGTCTTCATGTGAAGGGCCTTTGAAAGCTTGATGTTCTCTCGGATGGTTGCTACTGCGCCTTCAACAATCTCGCCGACGCTCTTCTCGCCATGCTTGATGGCAAGCGCATCCGAACCTGGATCGTTGTGCAAGAAGATCTCTGCTAGCTCCTGAGCGATTGCGATGAAGTCCTCGTTACGGGCAACGAAGTCGGTTTCCGACTCCAGCACGACTGCACCCAACGACTTGTGGTCGTGGGCCATCGCGATGGCTACGACGCCTGCTGCGGTTGAGCGGTCTGCGCGCTTTGCTGCTGCAGCCTTACCCTTTTCACGCAAGATCGCTTTTGCCTTCTCGTAATCGCCGCCTGCTTCATCCAGAGCGGCTTTACACTCCATCATGGGCGCGTCCGTATCTTCGCGGAGGCGCTTCACATCTGCTGCTGAAACTGCCATGTCTTTGTAGTCTCCTTTGAAATCGTCCTCTTCTGGCCTTCGTGCGCATGCATACCGAGGCCAGGTCAACGTTGGGTTAAGGGCCTCCAGACGGTGCGTCTGGAGGCGGTTGAAACGGTGGGCGGTTTAGTCTTCGTCCGCGCCAAACGCTCGCAAGAGCTCTTGCTCGACGGCACCAAACTCGATCGGTCGGTCTTCGCCATTTTCAGACGCAACTGCTTCATCGCCTTCAGGCTTCTCGCCCTCTGCGCCTTCAGGAGCGTCGCCGGTCAGCTCTTCGCTAATCGGACGTGCCTCAAGGATCGCCTCTGCCATCTTGCCCGTGACGAGACGGATCGCGCGTATCGCGTCGTCGTTGCCAGGGATGACCACATCGGCGAGGTCGGGGTTACAGTTCGTATCGACGATCGCAACGATCGGAATCCCAAGCTTCTTGGCTTCCTTGACCGCAATGATCTCCTTATTCAGGTCGATCACGATCATGACCGAAGGCATTGCATTGAGGTTGCGGATGCCGTCGAAGTAGAGACCGAGGGCGTCTCGCTCTGCGGTTCTCTTGAGCATCTCCTTCTTCGGGAGTCGCTCAAAGTAGCCGTCGGCTTCCATTCGGTCGAGCTCTTTCAGGCGGTTGATTCTGCCTTGAATGGTCTTCCAATTGGTGAGCATTCCGCCCATCCAGCGCTCGGCGACGTAGAACTGTCCGCTGCGCTGAGCCGCTTCTTTGACGGCGGATTGGGCCTGCTTCTTCGTTCCGACAAACAGCACGGTGCCGCCTTCGGTGACGATGTTCTTCACGTACTCAAGCGCATCTTCAAAGAGCTTGATCGTCTGGTGAAGATCGATAATGTAGATACCATTGCGAGCGCCGTAGATGTATCGCTTCATCTTCGGGTTCCATCGGCGGGTTTGGTGGCCGAAGTGAACACCCGATTCCAGCAGCTCTTTCATACTGAGCTGAGCCATATTTTATTACCTCCAGGTTTGTCCTCCGAGCGGGTTTGGCTTTTGCGCGTTATGCGCCGGTTTCCCGGGCGACCTGCACGCGCAACCCTACTCGTGTGAATTGGAAGCGAAATTCTACCTGAGCGGGGACAAAGGGAAACGGAATCTGTCTAGAGTCCCTGGCCCGCGCCTATGAGTAGGTCGTCAAACTGACAGAAGATTGAGCTAAGACGAGAGGAGAAAGGAGTTCACGCGCGCCCGAAAAAAGTAGACGAAATTAGACCTAGGGCCAACCAAATATTGACAGCGTTTGTTCCAAGCAGGGTACCCTGAACGTTCGCTCACTACGCCCGGAGGCCTCGATGCGGATTATTCAGCCCACCTCTAAAAGGATCGAACGATTCTTGGAGGCGCCCAATCTTATCGAATTACAATTAAACAGTTATAAATGGTTCATTGAAGAGGGACTGCCCGAACTCTTCCAAACGTTCTCACCGATTTGGGACTTTACCCAAACCAATTATATAGAACTCGTTAATTTTCAGCTCGGAGAACCGAAATACTCGATCAACGAATGCCGCGATCGAGACATGACGTTCGAAGCGCCGATTAAAGCGACCGTTCGCTTTGGTGGACGGGATAGAGACGTTATCGAGTCGGAAGTCTATCTCGGCGATCTGCCCTTGATGACAGATCGCGGCACGTTTATTATCAACGGCCGCGAGCGCGTCATTGTGTCTCAGCTTTCACGTTCGCCCGGCTTGTATTTCGAAGAAAGTGTCGACAGTTCGATGTCGGTCATTATCTCTGCCCGCGTGATCCCCAATGAGGGTCCGTGGCTCGAAATCGAATGCGATGCGCACAACGTTGTGCGAACGCAGATCAGCCAAACGAAGAAGCTCCCCCTGACGCAGCTTATCAAGGCGCTCGGCGCTTTCGAAAAAGGTCGCAGCAAGCTCGGATTGCCGTTGCAGAACGCCCTGTTCCGCAAGGTTGCCGAACCCATCGCCGACCCCGAAACGGGAGAAGTGCTGGTCGAAGAGGGTGTGCTGCTCACACCGGAAATCGTTGAGAAGCTCGGTGAAGAATGGCTGACCAAGAAGGTCGTCGTTGACACCCCAGTTTCAACAAACGAAGACCTTATCTTCGTCTTTGGCAACATCGTTACGCTTGAAAACCCGACTCACGAAGACCTTACGGGAAGCCGTCCGATGGAGGACGTTAACGATGCCAGCGGCAAGCCGATCATCAAGCGCTTGCAGCGCATCGAGCCGGAAACGGCACGCATGATTGAGTCGTTGGAGCTGAAGTCAATCAAGGTCATTCAACTGCCCGAAGTAGTTGAATCTACTCTTGAACAGGACCCGACATCAACCTGGCGCGAAGCGATTCTCGATATCTACAAGAGACTTCGTCCGGGTGAGGCTGCCAACGAAGAGGCTGCCCGTCAGCTAATTTACGGCCTGTTCTTCGATGTCAAGCGATACGACCTCGGAAAGGTCGGCCGCCGCTTCCTTAACCAGAAGCTCGGATTTGAGATCCCCCTCAACGTTCGCAACCTGACGGCAGAGGACTTGATCGGCATCCTTCAACGGATGGAGATTTATGTTCGTCGTGAAGCTGAGCGAGACGACATTGACGACTTGAAGAACAAGCGTGTGCGAAGCATCGGTGAGCTCTTGCAGAGCCAGCTCCGCCTTGGCTTTGTGCGAATGGAGAAGGTCGCTCGTGAGCGAATGACCTCGACCGACCAGGAGAACCTCCTTCCAGGAATTATCCTTTCGGTCAAGCCGGTCAGTGCGAGCATCAAGAGCTTCTTCAGCAGCAACCAGCTCAGCACGTTCATGGATCAAACGAACCCGTTGAGCGAGCTGACGAACAAGCGACGTCTATCAAGCCTCGGACCGGGCGGTCTGCAACGAACCAGCGCCAAGCTGGAAGTTCGCGACGTCCACCGTTCTCACTACGGACGCATCTGCCCGATTGAGACACCAGAAGGTCCGAACATCGGCCTCATCAGCCAGCTCACGACGCATGCTCGCGTTGACGAGTTTGGCTTTATCATGACGCCGTATCGAGTCGTTCGCGACTCGCAGGTCACCGAAGAGATCGTTTACTACACCGCTCAGGAAGAGCAGGGAATGCTTGTTGCTCCCGCTGACATCCTGACCGATGAAAACGGATATCTGACGGATGACCGACTGCAGGTCCGCTGCGCGGGCGGCGAGTTGGGTGGTGCAAGCTATCCGATCGTCACTAAGGAGCGCGTCCAGCTCGTTGACGTTTCCCCCGTTCAGATCGTCTCTGTTGCCACCGCGTTGATCCCGTTCCTTGAAAACGACGACGCAAACCGTGCTCTTATGGGTGCGAACATGCAACGACAGGCGGTTCCGTGTTTGCGGTCCGACCGGCCCGTGGTCCACACCGGATACGAGCGCGTTGCCGCCGTCGACTCCGGTGCGGCCGTTATCGCACGAAATCCGGGCGTTGTCGAGGTTGTGACGAGCCTTGAGATTCAGGTTCGCCGAAACGACGGTGAATTGGATCGCTATCCGCTCGTTCACATGATGCAGTCGAACAAATCGACCTGCATTACTCAGATGCCGATCGTTGATCTGGGACAGCGCATTCTTGCGGGCGATCCGCTCGCCGACGGTCCTTGTGTAGACCAAGGCGACCTCGCGCTTGGTAAGAACGTGGTCGTCGCGTTTATGCCATGGAACGGTTACAACTACGAGGACGCCATCATCATCAGCGAGCGCATGGTGAAGGACGATGTTTATACGTCGATCCACATCGAGCGCCACGAAAGCGAAGCCGTAGACACCAAGCTCGGACCGGAAGAGATCACGCGCGACATTCCCAATGTCGGTGAAGACGCGCTGAAGGATCTTGACGAAAACGGGATCATCCGAGTCGGTGCCGAAGTTCGACCAGAAGACATTCTCGTTGGAAAGGTTGCTCCGAAGGGCCAGGTCGAGATGACCGCTGAAGAGCGGTTGATCATCGCGATCTTTGGTAAGAAGGCCGAAGAAACCCGCGACGTTTCCCTGCGCTTGCCGCACGGTGAGAAGGGAACAATCGTGGACGTGAAGGTCTTCAGCCGCTACAAGTACCTTTCGCCGTCGATCAACTACATTTATAAGGAATCGAAGAAACGCGAGCGTTTGGTCTGCGACCGAACGGACGAGCCGCTCATTCAGATTCCTGGGGACGAACTCCCCGCCGGTACAAATATGACCGTTCAGGTCTATATCGCCCAAAAGCGAAAGCTGATGGTCGGTGACAAGATGGCAGGCCGCCACGGTAACAAGGGCGTTATCTCACGTGTGGTCCCCGCCGAAGATATGCCGTTCCTTGCGGACGGTACTCCGGTCGACATCATCCTGAACCCGCTTGGTGTTCCAAGCCGTATGAACATCGGCCAAATTCTTGAGACGCACCTTGGATATGCCGGACGGCATATGGGCGTGCGTTACCGATGCCCTGGCTTTGAGGGTGCGACCGAGCACGAAGTGATCACTGAGGTCGAGCGAATGGCGAATATGATGCGCCATACCGTTCTCGATACTTATATCAATCGCGAACTCCAACTGGGCGTTTCATTCGAGAAGGACGATTCCATCGAAGTCATGTTCGAGAAGATTGATGCGAAGCTTCGCACACTCGACGAATGGCACCTGGAGAAAGTCTCAAGACTCGTCGCTGCTCCTCCAGTCAAGAACACAGGCGAGATGATCAACCCGATCGACATCGACGAGTGGGAACCGGAAGAAGAGCCGGAAAAGATGGGCCCTGCCTTCAAGGCTCCGGCTGGTCTTTATAAGGAGATTCTGGAGAAGATTGAGAACAGCGCCTTCAAACGTGCCGGTATCGAGCCGCATACGATGAAGTCGTGGGTGCGAGACGGCATGACCGGAAACGAAGTGCCGAACCCGATCACCGTTGGCCTCATCTACATGCTCAAGCTTGAGCACCTTGCAGACGAAAAGATCCACGCCCGAAGCATTGGACCGTACTCACTCGTCACCCAGCAGCCGCTTGGTGGTAAGGCGCAGTTCGGCGGACAGCGCTTCGGAGAAATGGAAGTCTGGGCGCTCGAAGCCTACGGCGCCGCTTACACCTTGCAGGAGCTTCTCACCATCAAGTCTGACGACGTGATGGGCCGCGTGAAGGCTTATGAGAGCATTGTTAAGGGCGAGCCGATCGCCGAGCCGGGCATTCCCGAGTCGTTCAAGATTCTTGTGAACGAGTTGCGGTCGCTTGGTTTGAAGGTCAGCGTAGAAGACGCCAACAACAAGGAGCTTCCGCTCCGCGAACTTGATGAGCTGACGGGAGGCGATGATATGCGCCTCGCTCGGAGCGTTGGGTTCTTTAATTAAGAGAAATCGGACATCGGAAATCTGAAATCAGACCTGATATCAGATTTCCGATCTCCGCAAGTAGATTGCTGATAGCTGATAGCTGATTGCTTTGAAGACAGATTGCCCGGACGCGGGCAAGGACATTACACGAAAATATGGCAGACGTCAGTCAATTCGATAAAATCCGTATTGGAATCGCAAGCCCCGCCGATGTTCGGTCTTGGGCTTTCCGACACGGGCAATACCACGAGGTCAAGAAGCCGGAAACCATCAACTACCGCACGTTCAAGCCTGAGCGTGACGGACTCTTCTGCGAGAAGATTTTTGGACCGACGAAGGACTGGGAATGCGCCTGTGGACGCTATAAGAAGATCAAGTACGCGGGAATCATCTGCGAGCGCTGCGGCGTCGAAGTTACCCGCAGCAAGGTGCGCCGCGAGCGCATGGGCATCATCGAGCTCGCCGCCCCGGTTTGCCACATCTGGTACCTCAAGGGCGTTCCTTCGCCGCTCGCGCTGATCCTGGACATCTCGCCCAGGCTGCTTGAGAAGGTCATCTATTTCGCCAGCTTTATCATCATCGATATCGAGTCTGAGCAGATCGCCGAGAAGCTCCCCGATATCCGCGCTGCCGTCGAGCTTGAGAAAGCCACGATCATGCAGCAGATGAAGGAGCTCGAAGAGGACAGCTTCCAGCGGTTCGCCGAAGAGCTCGACGGAAACAGCGACGAGTACGACGAGTCGTCGGCCCGCGAGCGCGCCAAGGCGATCAACGATCGCATCAAAGCCGAATATCGCGACGCGGACGACCGCCTGAAGGACCTCGATCTCGCCGTCGAAATCCTCGGCAAGCTGGAAAAGAACCAGCTCATTGACGAGGACAAGTGGCGCGCCATCACCAAGATGCTGGACGCCGTCGGCTTCCGCCTGAACACCGACCTGCGCTCGCTCGTTCGCGCAAACATCGGCGCCGACGCCATGAAGGAGCTTCTGGGCCGCGTCGATCTTGAGCGCATGAGCCGTGAGCTTCGCCAGGAGATCGTCATGACGACCTCGACCCGTCGTGCTCGAGCCATCAAGCGACTTGAGATCGTCGAGGCGTTGGTTCAGTCGAAGAGCCGCCCGGAATGGATGATCCAGGAAGTCGTTCCCGTCATCTCGCCGGAGCTTCGCCCGATGGTCCAGCTCGATGGTGGACGGTTTGCGACCTCCGACCTGAACGATCTTTATCGCCGCATCATCAACCGCAACAACCGATTGAAGAAGATCATGGAGATTCACGCTCCAGAGTCGATCATCAATCACGAAAAGCGGTTGCTGCAAGAAGCGGTGGACGCCCTTATCGACAACGGACGGCGAAGCCGCCCGGTCGTGGGCTCCAATGGACGTGCCTTGAAGTCGCTGAGCGACATGCTGAAGGGTAAGGAAGGACGCTTCCGAAAGAACCTTCTCGGTAAGCGTGTGGACTATTCCGGCCGTTCGGTTATCGTCGTCGGTCCCCACCTGAAGCTGCACCAGTGCGGTCTTCCCAAGGAGATGGCTCTTGAGCTCTTTAAGCCCTTCGTGATGAAGTCGTTGGTCGAGAAAAAGATCACGCAGAACATCAAGACCGCGAAGCGCATGATCGATCGAATGCATCCGGCGGTTTGGGACGGCTTGGAAGAGGTCATCAAGGAGCATCCGGTTCTTCTGAACCGCGCGCCTACGCTGCACCGACTCGGTATTCAAGCCTTCGAGCCGATCCTTGTCGATGGTAAGGCCATCCAGGTCCACCCGCTCGTTTGTCACGCCTATAACGCGGACTTCGACGGCGACCAGATGGCGGTTCACGTCCCGCTTTCGATGCAGGCGCAGGCCGAAGCACGCGTTCTGATGCTCTCAAGCCAGAACCTGTTCTCCCCGGCAGACGGTCGCCCGATCATGTCGCCGATTCAGGACATCGTTCTTGGCGCTTATGCGCTCACGTTCTCGAACGACGAATCGAGAATGCGCATGGAGGAGATGGAGCGCAAGCATGCGGAGAATCCGGAAAAGAACCCGGCCCCGCACATCTTCGGAAGTCCAGACGAAGTTCTCTTTAATCTGGAATCGCCTATCGGTGAGCCGCTCCAGATCAACTCAACCATCAAGGTCCGCATCGTGAGACCGATCTTCCGTCCTGACGACGAGATCGACTATCGCGATCCCGACACCGGTGTTGAGTATCTCTACGAGACGATCACAAACGAGGAGACAGAGGAAGAGACCAAGGAGTTGAAGCCGCTCGACCAAGAGTTTGAAACTCTTGTGGCGACGACGACCCCGGGCCGCATCGTTCTGCAGCAGATCCTTCCGTATCCGCTTCGCTTTAGCGATGAGCACCTGCAGATCGCGCTGACGAAGAAGGCGATCTCAGAGCTGATTCTTGGGACGCACGCTCGAACAGGCGTTGGCTCAACCATTAAGCTGCTTGACGATCTTAAGGACCTCGGCTTTAGATGGGCTACTCGGTACGGCCTGTCGGTGGCGATCACCGACATGGACCCGCCCGAAGAGCGCGACAGCATTCTCGCTGGTGCGGACGAGCAGTCGGATAAGACCCTCGCCCAGTATCGACGTGGCATGCTCGCGTTTAACGAGATGCAGCAGAATCTGATCCGACTCTGGACGGACACCTACGACAAGATTGGTAAGGCTATCGTCGGCGGCATGTTGCAGATGAACCCGCTGTCGATCATCACGGTCTCCGGCGCTCGCGGTTCGGTTAAGCAGCTTTCGCAGCTTGCTGGAATGCGCGGCCTCATGTTCAACCAGTTCAACGAGGTTATCTATGAACTTCCCGTCAGAAGCTCCTTCCACAAGGGTCTGACGATGATGGAATACTTCGTCACGACGCACGGTGCCCGTAAGGGTCTTGCCGACACCGCTCTGCGAACTGCGGACGCCGGTTACTTGACTCGTCGTCTGGTTGACGTCTCCCAGGATGTTATCATCCGGGCGGATGACTGCGGAACGACGGAAGGTATCTACGTTCACCGGATTGTGGAAGAGGGAGAGACGATCGAGCCGATCGGCGACCGATGTTTCGGGCGCGTATCGATCGCGACCATCGTCGACCCAGAAACAAGCGAGGTCGTGGTCGAAGCGAATGAAGTCATTCACCGCGAACAATCGAAGCACATTACAAAGATTGAGAACGCTTATCACAACGAGTTTGAGGCTTGCGATAACGATGCCGACAGACAGAAAGTCGAAGATCGGTATACGACGTGTGGCTTCGAAGTCAACGAGCACAGCCAGCTTTGTGTGCTGCTAAGAAGCGCGCTCACTTGCGAAATGGTGCAGGGTATCTGTTCCAAGTGCTACGGTATCGACCTTTCGTCGAACAAGCTCGTTGAGAACGGTGTCGCAGTTGGAATCATCGCTGCGCAGTCGATTGGTGAGCCTGGAACGCAGCTTACGATGCGTACGTTCCACACCGGTGGTGTTGCCGGTTCGGCGACGATTGCACGTACGAACCAGTATAAGACCGGTAAGTTCATCCGTCAGTTTATGCAGGACCTTGAAGCGGCCCGCGAAACCGAAAGCAAGTCTCTCGATGAGACGAAGCTGCTTGAATCGCAGGAAGCCGCGGTGAAGGCGCTCTTCCAGAAGGAGACGCTTACCATTCAGGCCGAAGACGCAAAGACCGCAAAGAAGAAGACGGAGCGTCAGACCAAGGCTGCCCAAAAACTGCTTGATAAGGCCGACGCCGAGTCGAAGAAGCTTTGGGAGCGGTCAAGAAAGACGTTCTTCTATGCTTGGACGGGTGAATCCAGCGGTATCGTCCGCGTCGAAGAGATCTTCGAGGCTCGACGCCAGCCGCGTGGTAAAGCCATCATCTGCCCGGTCACGGGTACGGTGCTTGAGGTCAAGCAGACGAACTTTGGCCGTTGGGTCATCATCGAGGCAACTGTCCCGCTGACCAGCCCGATCAAGGATGCCTATGTTGCCGACGAGCAGCCGTGGCAGTCCGACCCCGAGCACGACGCCGGATTGGATCGCTTGATCGGACAAAAGCTGACAACAGCAACGCTGACGTCGCTGCGAAAGTACGACATCGAAAGCGTAAAGGTCTTCTACCCGATCTTGGTGCCGCCTTTTGGAAACCTTCCCGTGAAGGTAAACACAAAGGTCATCAAGGGCGACCCACTGACCGAAGGCCCGCGCGACCCGCACGAGGTTCTTGAGCTTGCCGGCGCGAATGCGGTTTACGACTACTTTGTCGAAAACCTGCAGAGCGTCTATAAAGCCCAGGGTGTTGACATTAACGACAAGCACGTTGAAGTGATTATTCGGCAGATGCTGAGAAAGCGTCAGATCAAGGAACCCGGCGACACGCCCTTCCTTCCTGGGCAGATCATCGACCGATTCGCGTTTGCTCGTGAAAACGAGCGCGTTCGCAAGCTGATCCAGGCTGGCACAAAGATCAAGTATGCCGACCCGATCACTGGCGAAAAGGTCGAGCGGGATCCTAAGGAAGCCAGCGCAAACTGGATTCTCCTTGGAATCACCGAAGCATCGCTCGCGACGGATTCGTTCCTCTCGGCAGCCTCGTTCCAAAAGACGACCCGCGTCCTCACCGATGCAGCCGTTCGTGGAAAGAAGGATCACCTTATCGGCCTCAAGGAGAACGTCATTATTGGACGCCTTATCCCAGCAGGTACGGGTGTCGAGCAGTACCGAAACGTCAGCATCGACGTTCAGCGTGGCCCGAGCTGGGCACAGCAGTCGCTCACCGCTCTCGTTGAGGCGGAAGAGGGAATGGGCACGATGAATGACCTGCCGTTGGCATTCACGTCACTTGCCGAAATGGCAGAGGCGGAAGAGTTCAACTTGGGCGAGATCGACCTTACCAGCAACATCGGCTTTGACGAATTGATCGGCAAAGGCGGCGGTGGCGGCGACGGTGAGGGAGACAGCGGCGAGCCAGAAGACAAAACAGTCTAAGCTCCTCAAACATTCATAGCCGCCAGACATTTTGTCTGGCGGCTTTTTGCTGTCTACCGCTTTACTCTCGGCGTTCAACTTGATAGATTGGAGTGCAAGCACCCGTTATTGATCTATAGTTAAGTGGGCTGGCGAGGATGGTATGTCGAACGACAAGCTTTTTGTGATTGGGCCTTACGAGCAGTTGAGCAAACCTGCTGAAGAGGCGGTAGAGGCTCAAGCTGTTTCTGAGTCGATTTTCAAGTCGGTCGTGTCAAAGACCGAGCTTGTGGAGTCAGACGCGGACGTCGATTTCTCTTCGATCAACGTCACTGAATCCGCTCCAGTTGTGGAGGCGCCCGCGTGGAAGATCGTCGATGCACGGTTCTCCCGCCCGTACTGCCTCATCCCAATCACGGATGACTTGGTATCGGGAGCCTACGTCGACCCCAAAGACGAGACGAAACTTCGACCTTTGCCGGAATCCTCTAGCCCAGTCAAACTCTTTCTTCGACGGCGCAAAAAGCAACCGCCGAACGGACTAGAGTCGTTCGGGCAAGCGCGCAAAAATGTCAGCGAAGTGGTCCGTAACAAGACTAGCCCGATCACGGATGTCTATATTTTCAGCCACGGCTGGCATCGAAACTTCTACAGCGCCCTATCCGCATACGACCGGATTCTGAGCAGGTTCTCGGAACTGTTTGCCCGAGGTCGGTTAAAGCACGTACCGGATGGCTACAACCCGCTTTTCCTTGCTGTTCACTATCACTCCGATACTGGCGAAGACGACTGGGTGGATTACTCAGGCAGAAAAGAAAAGGGTTCGTTTATGCGGCTTGTCGAAGAGAGACTTGAGCCGATAGCACCCATCAGCCCGAAGATACGAGCCGAGATGAAGAGCGATTTTGAAGATCTATTCGATCTCTTCTCAAAGCTCAGCGCCCCGGAGGTTGATCCGTTTGCGCCCCGCCTCGGCAGCGACGCTTACGACCTTGGTGCGATGCTGAACAAATACCGACCGAGCGATTACGATGCAGGCCCGGGACGTCCAGCGAACGTCACGCAAGAGGAGGTCCTGACGATTGCGTGGACCTGCTATCACGAATCGGACAATCAAAAGGCAACAACCGAGCAAGATGACGATGCTTCACGCTTTGTCTCCGTCACAAAGTGGCTGATGATGATTATCAATGTGGTTATTGCCGGTGCAGGCTTAGCCACGGTTATCGGCTTCATTACCCAGTCGAAAGCCTTGAAAGAAGGGGTGATGAACCTTGCCACTCGAGTCGTCAAGGAGGTCTTCCCACAATCTCTTTCTTGGACGACCCTCAGTCAGGCAGCCTTCTGGATTGGAGTTTGGACGGCTATTTTGTGGCTGATATTTGGGGTTATCTTCCTCACTTCGAGAGATCGAGAGTATATGCAAGGCGAGGAAGATGCACAAGAAAGCCTCGACCCGCGGTGGCGCAAAGCGCGACGGAAGGGTGGACTAAAAGCTGTCGGAACGCTCATTTATCTTCTGTTGCAGACTGTTCACGCCATCCCGATCCTGCTCTACTGTCTCGTAACCCCCTTCTTTGCGACGATGCCCGCGCTGCTGGCAATGATCGCTATTTCGGGCGGCCTCGTATATTTCAATCTTGGGTTACCATCCGACAACATAGCGGCGT carries:
- the tsf gene encoding translation elongation factor Ts; protein product: MAVSAADVKRLREDTDAPMMECKAALDEAGGDYEKAKAILREKGKAAAAKRADRSTAAGVVAIAMAHDHKSLGAVVLESETDFVARNEDFIAIAQELAEIFLHNDPGSDALAIKHGEKSVGEIVEGAVATIRENIKLSKALHMKTDGQFVSYVHHDRTKGSVIEFSGNEAGRQAARDVAIQVVAFPPDVVSKDQLDQAKIDAEIAVETQRAVNEGKPENIAKNIAQGRVNKEFIKRAVLLEQEFYKDPSKSVSAFLAEESKGAAAPIELKAFVYLRVGGE
- the rpsB gene encoding 30S ribosomal protein S2, coding for MAQLSMKELLESGVHFGHQTRRWNPKMKRYIYGARNGIYIIDLHQTIKLFEDALEYVKNIVTEGGTVLFVGTKKQAQSAVKEAAQRSGQFYVAERWMGGMLTNWKTIQGRINRLKELDRMEADGYFERLPKKEMLKRTAERDALGLYFDGIRNLNAMPSVMIVIDLNKEIIAVKEAKKLGIPIVAIVDTNCNPDLADVVIPGNDDAIRAIRLVTGKMAEAILEARPISEELTGDAPEGAEGEKPEGDEAVASENGEDRPIEFGAVEQELLRAFGADED
- the rpoB gene encoding DNA-directed RNA polymerase subunit beta; its protein translation is MRIIQPTSKRIERFLEAPNLIELQLNSYKWFIEEGLPELFQTFSPIWDFTQTNYIELVNFQLGEPKYSINECRDRDMTFEAPIKATVRFGGRDRDVIESEVYLGDLPLMTDRGTFIINGRERVIVSQLSRSPGLYFEESVDSSMSVIISARVIPNEGPWLEIECDAHNVVRTQISQTKKLPLTQLIKALGAFEKGRSKLGLPLQNALFRKVAEPIADPETGEVLVEEGVLLTPEIVEKLGEEWLTKKVVVDTPVSTNEDLIFVFGNIVTLENPTHEDLTGSRPMEDVNDASGKPIIKRLQRIEPETARMIESLELKSIKVIQLPEVVESTLEQDPTSTWREAILDIYKRLRPGEAANEEAARQLIYGLFFDVKRYDLGKVGRRFLNQKLGFEIPLNVRNLTAEDLIGILQRMEIYVRREAERDDIDDLKNKRVRSIGELLQSQLRLGFVRMEKVARERMTSTDQENLLPGIILSVKPVSASIKSFFSSNQLSTFMDQTNPLSELTNKRRLSSLGPGGLQRTSAKLEVRDVHRSHYGRICPIETPEGPNIGLISQLTTHARVDEFGFIMTPYRVVRDSQVTEEIVYYTAQEEQGMLVAPADILTDENGYLTDDRLQVRCAGGELGGASYPIVTKERVQLVDVSPVQIVSVATALIPFLENDDANRALMGANMQRQAVPCLRSDRPVVHTGYERVAAVDSGAAVIARNPGVVEVVTSLEIQVRRNDGELDRYPLVHMMQSNKSTCITQMPIVDLGQRILAGDPLADGPCVDQGDLALGKNVVVAFMPWNGYNYEDAIIISERMVKDDVYTSIHIERHESEAVDTKLGPEEITRDIPNVGEDALKDLDENGIIRVGAEVRPEDILVGKVAPKGQVEMTAEERLIIAIFGKKAEETRDVSLRLPHGEKGTIVDVKVFSRYKYLSPSINYIYKESKKRERLVCDRTDEPLIQIPGDELPAGTNMTVQVYIAQKRKLMVGDKMAGRHGNKGVISRVVPAEDMPFLADGTPVDIILNPLGVPSRMNIGQILETHLGYAGRHMGVRYRCPGFEGATEHEVITEVERMANMMRHTVLDTYINRELQLGVSFEKDDSIEVMFEKIDAKLRTLDEWHLEKVSRLVAAPPVKNTGEMINPIDIDEWEPEEEPEKMGPAFKAPAGLYKEILEKIENSAFKRAGIEPHTMKSWVRDGMTGNEVPNPITVGLIYMLKLEHLADEKIHARSIGPYSLVTQQPLGGKAQFGGQRFGEMEVWALEAYGAAYTLQELLTIKSDDVMGRVKAYESIVKGEPIAEPGIPESFKILVNELRSLGLKVSVEDANNKELPLRELDELTGGDDMRLARSVGFFN